The sequence GGGTAGCTTGAATATCAAATAACGAATTGTTAAATGCCTTGTTGAACCTAATTGTGTTATTTGTTGCAAATTCCATCACATTGATACCTGAAAGATTGTTATTACGTGTTAAGTTTGAGTCAATAACATTATCATCAGAAGAGATTAATATTCCAGTCTCACTGTTTCTGCATGACATGTTTTCAATAATCATATTATTGCTATTGACGTCAAGACCTCTTAAACCATTGAGGAATGTATTCCTAAAGGCAATACTGTTGTTTCCTAAAAAGCAGCCGGTTAAACCAGATTCCTTGAACAAGTTATGGATTAATATGTTATTTATACCGCCGTTAAAACCTCGATCATTATTTGTCATTTTACAATTCATAATACAATTGTTTCTGCTAGCTAATATACCGACATCTGCATTATTTGCTACCTTACAGTTTAATATGAGATTGTTTACTCCCAAAATAATAAGACCTCTCAATGTATTAAATCTCGATTCGATTTCTTTTACAACATTATTTTCATAAGTAAACTCA is a genomic window of Bacillus spongiae containing:
- a CDS encoding right-handed parallel beta-helix repeat-containing protein yields the protein MTLRIVPTDDFPTVQAAIDDSAPGDSIKLLVGTFDGFEVTVENLKIFGCGIGRTIISGQPAQGNIGVVVKANRTVLQGFTVQGFLDSGVLIEFTYENNVVKEIESRFNTLRGLIILGVNNLILNCKVANNADVGILASRNNCIMNCKMTNNDRGFNGGINNILIHNLFKESGLTGCFLGNNSIAFRNTFLNGLRGLDVNSNNMIIENMSCRNSETGILISSDDNVIDSNLTRNNNLSGINVMEFATNNTIRFNKAFNNSLFDIQATPPANENNTFNGNKCGNSFPPELCT